The Populus trichocarpa isolate Nisqually-1 chromosome 11, P.trichocarpa_v4.1, whole genome shotgun sequence genome has a segment encoding these proteins:
- the LOC7495290 gene encoding uncharacterized protein LOC7495290: MLEKIGLPAKPSIRGNNWVVDASHCQGCSSQFTFINRKHHCRRCGGLFCGNCTQQRMVLRGQGDSPVRICDPCKTLEEAARFEMRYGHKNRAAKGSSRMTSKNEDDILNQILDNDGKESSSSGQQFNTDLVSSIQRASSSASYSNTKQVTALDGGGDISRSHSVDEHNHVNSEVGSATPEELRQQALDEKKRYKILKGEGKSKEALKAFKRGKELERQADALELSIRKNRRKGLSSGNTVEIQNEDGIKESVRKSKCLAHVNEKDDLTAELRGLGWSDMDLHEKDKNPVKMSLEGELSSLLGEISGRTNKDMGNSGIDKTQVVELKRKALALKREGKLGEAKEELKKAKVLEKQLEEQELLGVDEESDDEISALIRSMDNDPEDKLLAEGVPDHGFNFDHLVGTSDDLGVDSNFEVTDEDLVDPELSATLKSLGWTDDSGSSETTATQSVPIDRETLQSEILSLKREALNHKRAGNVTEAMAHLKKAKLLERDLESLGGEVSSLIAHDPTIMKKGSPSQNTKEKNNVSSKPAPKSRLMIQKELLALKKKALALRREGRLDEADEELKKGKVLEQQLEEMENASIVKEKQARGGVKNPDLEYEHPVISGGPLIREEEEDVTDQDMHDPAYLSLLSNLGWKDDDDEHPNSSFNPPKEDDNTNILVTHSTSNISMKIPRRSKAEIQRELIGLKRKALTLRREGKTNEAEEVLTAAKSLEAEMEEMETPKKEIQTESSRLKDKIIRPVISAADEGDMDDITEKDMHDPSLISMLTNLGWKDDEDEAVTAQAKPSKQVSDSSVNSTNPSTIPFSSSISAARQRSKGEIQRELLGLKRKALALRRKGETEEAEELLKMANVLESQMEEPEGPKELLIDDSEDKKPHCSGSLINHEKQNNVKIALGTSEKFASAAGDPNEKVVESFVCSGRKESDTIAPLLRSPDIFNSVSFELNKGKHPSVGQLDLMGEIRSLSNSGINHGNDFIPPAHQSVNVMDLLTGDDWNSPQIPAGKLEDKVNFGSDASCLPEHHVHVGSLGSHTVRGKDEEISSVSDISLSSEPHGHVHAPKNFGSKENARTELSEETVNVGKKPHVDETDSVQGLVSQDNKISLQQEVLARKRKAVALKREGKLGEAREELRQAKLLEKSLEVETPGPVGDSHDGSTSASNAPSAQQKDPSAPNLAPKPLSGRDRFKLQQESLSHKRQALKLRREGRVEEAEAEFELAKALEAQLDEMSSANVAEPVDDVVVEDLLDPQLLSALKAIGIEDTSTISQGSERPGPVKVSPTKSESNSQERIQLEERIKAEKVKAVNLKRAGKQAEALDALRRSKLFEKKLNSLA; encoded by the coding sequence gaAGTTCAAGAATGACATCAAAGAACGAGGATGACATTTTAAACCAGATTCTAGACAATGATGGAAAGGAATCTTCTTCATCAGGACAACAGTTCAACACTGACCTGGTTTCTAGCATTCAAAGGGCAAGTAGCAGTGCTTCATACTCAAACACTAAACAAGTTACTGCTCTGGATGGTGGAGGAGATATAAGTAGAAGTCATTCTGTTGATGAGCACAATCATGTAAATAGTGAGGTGGGATCAGCCACTCCTGAGGAACTACGTCAACAAGCTTTGGATGAAAAGAAGAGgtataaaattttgaaaggaGAGGGGAAGTCCAAGGAGGCTCTGAAAGCCTTTAAGAGAGGAAAGGAACTTGAGAGGCAGGCTGACGCTTTGGAATTGTCCATTAGAAAAAATCGTAGGAAGGGTTTGTCTTCTGGCAACACAGTTGAGATTCAGAATGAAGATGGCATCAAAGAATCTGTCAGAAAAAGTAAATGCCTTGCTCATGTCAATGAAAAGGATGACCTAACTGCTGAACTCAGAGGACTGGGGTGGTCTGACATGGATCTCCATGAGAAAGACAAAAATCCAGTGAAAATGAGTTTAGAGGGTGAACTATCTTCTCTTCTTGGAGAAATCTCGGGTAGAACTAATAAGGACATGGGAAACAGTGGCATTGACAAAACCCAGGTTGTTGAACTTAAAAGAAAGGCGCTAGCTTTGAAACGTGAAGGAAAGCTTGGTGAAGCCAAGGAAGAATTGAAGAAAGCGAAAGTTTTAGAAAAGCAGCTTGAAGAACAGGAGCTGTTGGGTGTGGATGAAGAATCTGATGATGAGATATCTGCTTTAATCCGTAGTATGGACAATGATCCAGAAGACAAACTATTAGCTGAGGGAGTGCCAGATCatggttttaattttgatcaccTTGTGGGCACATCTGATGATCTTGGTGTGGATAGTAACTTTGAAGTGACTGACGAGGATCTGGTGGATCCAGAATTATCTGCCACACTTAAATCGTTAGGCTGGACTGATGATTCTGGTAGTTCAGAAACCACTGCTACTCAGTCTGTCCCTATTGACAGGGAAACACTACAAAGTGAAATTCTTTCGCTCAAAAGAGAAGCACTTAATCACAAACGAGCAGGTAATGTCACAGAGGCTATGGCACATCTAAAGAAGGCAAAGTTACTTGAGAGAGACTTGGAAAGCTTGGGGGGTGAAGTAAGCAGCTTAATTGCACATGATCCCACAATAATGAAGAAAGGTTCACCTTCTCAAAATACCAAGGAAAAGAACAATGTGAGTTCTAAACCCGCACCAAAGAGTAGATTAATGATTCAGAAAGAGCTCTTGGCTTTGAAAAAGAAGGCTCTTGCTTTAAGAAGAGAAGGTAGATTGGATGAGGCAGATGAAGAGCTGAAGAAAGGCAAGGTTCTTGAACAACAACTTGAAGAGATGGAAAATGCTTCAATTGTCAAGGAGAAACAGGCCCGTGGTGGAGTTAAGAACCCAGATTTGGAATATGAACATCCTGTTATTTCTGGAGGTCCACTGAttagagaggaggaggaggatgtaaCAGATCAAGATATGCATGACCCAGCATACCTTTCCCTTCTAAGTAACTTGGGTTggaaagatgatgatgatgagcatCCAAACTCTTCATTTAACCCTCCCAAGGAAGATGATAACACCAATATCTTGGTCACTCATTCTACATCCAATATCTCGATGAAGATACCAAGGAGAAGTAAAGCTGAAATACAGAGGGAACTCATAGGCCTGAAAAGAAAGGCTCTTACTTTAAGACGTGAAGGAAAGACTAATGAGGCAGAGGAAGTTCTTACAGCAGCAAAATCATTAGAAGCTGAGATGGAAGAGATGGAAACacccaaaaaagaaattcaGACCGAGTCTAGCAGACTCAAGGACAAAATTATCAGACCTGTTATCAGTGCAGCGGATGAAGGAGATATGGATGATATTACAGAAAAAGATATGCATGACCCATCACTTATCTCTATGCTAACGAATTTAGGGTGGaaggatgatgaagatgaagctgTAACTGCACAAGCAAAGCCATCTAAACAAGTTTCAGATAGTTCTGTGAATTCTACTAACCCATCCACAATTCCATTCTCGTCCAGCATTTCAGCTGCCAGACAAAGAAGCAAAGGTGAAATCCAGAGAGAGCTCTTGGGTTTGAAAAGAAAGGCCCTTGCACTTAGGCGTAAAGGAGAAACTGAAGAAGCTGAGGAATTGTTGAAGATGGCCAATGTACTGGAGTCCCAAATGGAAGAACCGGAAGGTCCAAAGGAGCTTCTCATTGATGATTCTGAGGACAAAAAACCTCATTGTTCTGGATCATTAATTAACCATGAAAAGCAGAATAATGTGAAAATTGCGTTGGGAACTAGTGAAAAGTTTGCATCAGCAGCAGGGGATCCCAATGAAAAAGTTGTGGAGTCATTTGTTTGTTCAGGAAGAAAGGAAAGTGATACAATTGCTCCTCTTTTACGGAGTCCTGATATTTTCAATTCAGTGTCCTTTGAGCTCAACAAAGGCAAGCATCCATCTGTAGGACAATTGGATCTCATGGGTGAAATCAGATCCCTAAGCAACTCAGGAATAAATCATGGAAATGATTTCATTCCTCCTGCCCATCAGTCTGTGAATGTAATGGATTTGCTGACAGGAGATGATTGGAACAGTCCTCAAATACCAGCTGGAAAACTAGAAGATAAAGTCAATTTTGGTTCCGATGCATCCTGTCTGCCTGAGCATCATGTTCATGTTGGCTCCTTGGGAAGTCACACAGTCAGAGGCAAGGATGAAGAAATCAGTTCTGTTTCAGATATTTCCCTTTCTTCTGAGCCCCATGGTCATGTGCATGCACCCAAAAATTTTGGAAGCAAAGAAAATGCTAGAACAGAACTGAGCGAAGAAACAGTTAATGTAGGCAAGAAACCACATGTAGATGAAACAGATTCTGTCCAAGGATTGGTTTCTCAGGACAACAAAATTTCCCTTCAACAAGAAGTTTTGGCTCGTAAGAGGAAGGCAGTTGCTttaaagagagaaggaaaactGGGAGAAGCTCGAGAGGAACTTCGGCAGGCAAAGCTGTTGGAGAAGAGTCTTGAGGTAGAGACACCTGGACCTGTAGGTGATAGCCATGATGGGTCAACATCTGCGTCAAATGCTCCATCTGCTCAACAAAAGGATCCTAGTGCCCCAAATTTGGCTCCAAAACCATTGTCTGGGCGTGATCGATTTAAATTGCAACAGGAGTCACTGAGTCACAAACGTCAGGCCCTAAAGCTGCGAAGAGAAGGCCGGGTGGAAGAAGCAGAAGCTGAGTTTGAATTGGCCAAGGCTCTTGAAGCCCAGTTGGATGAGATGTCTTCTGCCAACGTAGCAGAACCAGTAGATGATGTAGTTGTTGAAGATCTTCTCGATCCTCAACTTCTATCTGCCTTGAAAGCAATCGGAATTGAAGATACCAGTACTATATCACAAGGTTCAGAGAGACCAGGGCCTGTGAAAGTTAGTCCTACCAAGAGTGAAAGCAATAGCCAGGAAAGAATTCAGTTGGAAGAACGGATCAAGGCAGAGAAGGTAAAGGCAGTAAATTTGAAACGTGCAGGGAAGCAAGCTGAAGCTTTGGATGCTCTCCGACGATCCAAATTGTTTGAAAAGAAACTAAATTCCTTGGcatga